One region of Miscanthus floridulus cultivar M001 chromosome 19, ASM1932011v1, whole genome shotgun sequence genomic DNA includes:
- the LOC136529241 gene encoding uncharacterized protein: protein MGNCLNSASKRSHHGMLPEEEESLSQMRRISQLLREEEDDYGYETVGMHSVVEEDEEVVAVAPAVAAEGLKVKIVLTRGELEWLMAQLKSGEQRLEDVLQHMQASKGVGGGGGSCGGADKQAGWRPRLESILECPEIQS, encoded by the coding sequence ATGGGCAACTGCCTCAACTCGGCCTCCAAGCGGAGCCACCATGGCATGCTGCCGGAGGAGGAAGAGAGCCTCTCGCAGATGAGGAGGATAAGCCAGCTGCtgcgggaggaggaggacgactacGGCTACGAGACAGTGGGTATGCActcggtggtggaggaggacgaggaggtggtGGCCGTGGCTCCGGCGGTGGCGGCAGAGGGCCTCAAGGTGAAGATCGTGCTGACGCGCGGCGAGCTGGAGTGGCTCATGGCGCAGCTCAAGAGCGGCGAGCAGCGCCTCGAGGACGTGCTCCAGCACATGCAGGCCTCCAAGggagtcggcggcggcggtggctcctgCGGCGGCGCCGACAAGCAGGCCGGCTGGCGGCCGCGCCTCGAGAGCATCCTCGAGTGCCCGGAGATCCAAAGCTGA